Proteins from one Ipomoea triloba cultivar NCNSP0323 chromosome 1, ASM357664v1 genomic window:
- the LOC115998800 gene encoding ankyrin repeat-containing protein NPR4-like translates to MAAASSQVALPQQPAVDYSKYRPLYRAILAANWEDAEIFFNQNPAAIRSPLNEAYLETALHVGAKVDLALLLVERYPDLGRHKNLRNTVSALEVIVFSDCSIINKHSLNFLQSFIYYCVSKAESTTLSAPIFHLITSLLQWLVGKSIVNKMVLHHQAVKLLKCLCDQLKTLNDTQVNSLTKRAVFEATSLDIWQVILNIADAYPRSVYFSDSMRQRILHVAVINRCENVFNLICGTNVLRNGLSTHDDVNCNSVLHLAGKLAPPHKLNLVSGAALQMQRELQWFKEVKKITPPYFLSYRNKDKKSPSMVFTEEHKELKEAGEKWMKDTANSCTIAAALIVTVVFAAAITVPGGNNDENGLPIFSNNNAFTIFAFSNAASLFTSTTSLLVFLSILTSRFAEEDFLYALPKRLIIGLFTLFLSIIFMMIAFSSTVYLVFGNNRRGVLIMVAGFACLPVTSFVLLQLPLLVALVSSTYGRGIFDQRGFPQLPY, encoded by the exons TTGATTACAGCAAATACCGGCCACTATACAGAGCTATATTGGCAGCAAATTGGGAGGATGCTGAAATATTCTTCAACCAAAACCCCGCAGCAATTCGATCTCCACTTAATGAAGCGTACTTAGAGACTGCATTGCATGTTGGTGCTAAAGTAG attTGGCTCTGCTGTTGGTTGAAAGGTACCCTGATTTGGGCCGTCATAAGAACTTACGTAACACTGTATCAGCTTTGGAAGTCATAGTTTTTAGTGACTGTTCCATTATTAACAAACACAGCCTAAACTTTTTGCAAAGTTTCATATACTATT GTGTTTCTAAAGCcgagtcaacaacattatccgcACCAATTTTCCACCTCATCACCTCACTACTACAAT ggCTGGTAGGGAAGAGCATAGtaaacaaaatggtgttgcacCACCAAGCTGTTAAGCTTCTTAAATGCTTGTGCGATCAACTCAAAACCCTAAATGATACACAAGTGAACTCACTAACAAAGCGTGCAGTCTTTGAAGCAACGAGTTTAGACATTTGGCAAGTCATTCTAAATATTGCAGATGCATATCCTCGTTCAGTTTATTTCTCAGACTCCATGCGGCAGAGAATACTTCACGTTGCAGTAATAAACCGTTGCGAAAATGTTTTTAACCTTATTTGTGGAACCAATGTGCTTAGGAATGGTTTATCAACTCATGACGACGTAAATTGTAATAGCGTTTTGCATTTGGCGGGAAAATTGGCACCTCCGCACAAACTAAATCTTGTTTCCGGTGCAGCTCTTCAAATGCAACGAGAGCTGCAATGGTTTAAG GAAGTGAAAAAAATCACACCCCCATATTTCTTATCATATCgcaataaagataaaaaatcTCCGAGTATGGTGTTTACGGAGGAGCATAAGGAGTTAAAAGAGGCAGGGGAGAAATGGATGAAAGACACAGCAAATTCATGCACAATTGCAGCAGCCCTCATTGTTACTGTTGTCTTTGCAGCAGCCATTACAGTTCCTGGTGGCAACAATGATGAAAATGGCCTCCCAATCTTCTCCAACAACAATGCTTTCACAATATTTGCCTTCTCAAATGCTGCATCTCTCTTTACATCCACCACTTCCTTGCTCGTCTTCTTGTCCATCCTAACTTCGCGCTTTGCAGAAGAAGACTTCCTATATGCTCTTCCCAAGAGATTAATCATAGGCCTCTTCACCTTGTTTTTGTCCataatatttatgatgattGCCTTCTCTTCCACAGTGTATCTGGTATTTGGGAATAACAGAAGGGGAGTTCTTATTATGGTGGCTGGATTTGCATGTTTGCCGGTCACTTCATTTGTGCTTCTTCAATTACCTCTGCTTGTAGCTTTGGTGTCATCTACGTATGGACGGGGCATTTTCGATCAGCGTGGCTTTCCCCAGCTCCCATATTGA
- the LOC116019484 gene encoding ankyrin repeat-containing protein ITN1-like isoform X4 has protein sequence MAAASSQEELHQQLPGGVGTSQEALPQQAPVAVDYSKYRPLYRAILAANWEDALIFFNQDPAAIQSPLNCGLGTALHVAAKVGNASFMEKLVALLLLGDINEEVVEALSPRNRIGNTPLHIAAWHGNIEVADILVRRNSNLLYLHNNYDWFPIHSAAMNSRKSKDAFLYFLSHTRDDEYGQPNPYAGPTGVSILVNLIHHKFYDLALLLARRYPDLGRHNRLGNDASALDVIVFNDCSIINKHSLNFLQSLIYYCVSKAESTTSAPIFHLITSLLQSLQMQRELQWFKEVKKIVPPDYSSYLNKDGKTPSMVFTEEHKELKEAGEKWMKDTANSCTIAAALIVTVVFAAAITVPGGNSGENGLPIFSNHNAFTIFAFSNAASLFTSTTSLLVFLSILTSRFAEQDFLYALPKRLIIGLLTLFLSIIFMMIAFSSTVYLVFGNNRRGVLIMVAGFACLPVTSFVLLQFPLLVALVSSTYGRGIFNSRGFPQLPY, from the exons atggCTGCAGCTTCTTCCCAAGAAGAACTTCATCAACAACTGCCAGGTGGAGTAGGTACTTCCCAAGAAGCACTTCCTCAACAAGCGCCAG TTGCAGTTGATTACAGCAAATATCGGCCACTATACAGAGCTATATTGGCAGCAAATTGGGAGGATGCTCTAATATTCTTCAACCAAGACCCTGCAGCAATTCAATCTCCACTTAACTGTGGCTTAGGGACTGCATTGCATGTTGCTGCTAAAGTAGGTAATGCCTCCTTTATGGAAAAACTAGTAGCATTATTATTGTTGGGAGATATTAATGAAGAAGTAGTAGAAGCGCTAAGCCCCAGAAACCGCATAGGGAATACCCCACTTCACATCGCTGCCTGGCATGGAAACATTGAGGTTGCTGATATCCTTGTTCGCAGGAATTCTAATCTCCTCTATCTTCACAACAACTATGATTGGTTCCCCATCCATTCTGCGGCTATGAATAGTAGGAAAAGCAAGGACGCCTTTCTGTATTTCCTTAGTCACACTAGGGATGATGAATACGGGCAGCCTAATCCATATGCAGGCCCAACTGGTGTCAGTATTCTTGTCAACTTAATCCATCATAAATTCTATG attTGGCTCTGCTGTTGGCTAGAAGGTACCCTGATTTGGGCCGTCATAATAGGTTAGGTAACGATGCATCAGCTTTGGATGTCATAGTTTTTAATGACTGTTCCATTATTAACAAACACAGCCTAAACTTTTTGCAAAGTTTGATATACTATT GTGTTTCTAAGGCAGAGTCAACAACATCTGCACCAATTTTCCACCTCATTACCTCACTACTacaat CTCTTCAAATGCAACGAGAGCTGCAATGGTTTAAG GAAGTGAAAAAAATCGTACCACCAGATTACTCGTCATATCTGAATAAAGATGGCAAAACTCCGAGTATGGTGTTTACGGAGGAGCATAAGGAGTTAAAAGAGGCAGGGGAGAAATGGATGAAAGACACCGCAAATTCATGCACTATTGCAGCAGCCCTCATTGTTACTGTTGTCTTTGCAGCTGCCATTACAGTTCCTGGTGGCAACAGTGGTGAAAATGGCCTCCCAATCTTCTCCAACCACAATGCTTTCACAATATTTGCCTTCTCAAATGCTGCTTCTCTCTTTACATCCACCACTTCCTTGCTCGTCTTCTTGTCCATCCTAACTTCGCGCTTTGCAGAACAAGACTTCCTATATGCTCTTCCAAAGAGATTAATCATAGGCCTCCTCACCTTGTTTTTGTCCataatatttatgatgattGCCTTCTCTTCCACAGTGTATCTGGTATTTGGGAATAACAGAAGGGGAGTTCTTATTATGGTGGCTGGATTTGCATGTTTGCCGGTCACTTCATTTGTGCTTCTTCAATTCCCTCTGCTTGTAGCTTTGGTGTCATCTACGTACGGACGGGGCATTTTCAATAGCCGTGGCTTTCCCCAGCTCCCATATTGA
- the LOC116019484 gene encoding uncharacterized protein LOC116019484 isoform X1 produces MAAASSQEELHQQLPGGVGTSQEALPQQAPVAVDYSKYRPLYRAILAANWEDALIFFNQDPAAIQSPLNCGLGTALHVAAKVGNASFMEKLVALLLLGDINEEVVEALSPRNRIGNTPLHIAAWHGNIEVADILVRRNSNLLYLHNNYDWFPIHSAAMNSRKSKDAFLYFLSHTRDDEYGQPNPYAGPTGVSILVNLIHHKFYDLALLLARRYPDLGRHNRLGNDASALDVIVFNDCSIINKHSLNFLQSLIYYCVSKAESTTSAPIFHLITSLLQWLVGKSIVNKMVLHHQAVKLLKCLCDQLKTLNDTQVTSLTIRAVFEATSLDIWQVILNTADAYPDSVYFSNSMRQRILHVAVINRSENVFKLVCGTNVLGNILSSLMDVNSNSVLHLAGKLAPPHKLNLVSGAALQMQRELQWFKEVKKIVPPDYSSYLNKDGKTPSMVFTEEHKELKEAGEKWMKDTANSCTIAAALIVTVVFAAAITVPGGNSGENGLPIFSNHNAFTIFAFSNAASLFTSTTSLLVFLSILTSRFAEQDFLYALPKRLIIGLLTLFLSIIFMMIAFSSTVYLVFGNNRRGVLIMVAGFACLPVTSFVLLQFPLLVALVSSTYGRGIFNSRGFPQLPY; encoded by the exons atggCTGCAGCTTCTTCCCAAGAAGAACTTCATCAACAACTGCCAGGTGGAGTAGGTACTTCCCAAGAAGCACTTCCTCAACAAGCGCCAG TTGCAGTTGATTACAGCAAATATCGGCCACTATACAGAGCTATATTGGCAGCAAATTGGGAGGATGCTCTAATATTCTTCAACCAAGACCCTGCAGCAATTCAATCTCCACTTAACTGTGGCTTAGGGACTGCATTGCATGTTGCTGCTAAAGTAGGTAATGCCTCCTTTATGGAAAAACTAGTAGCATTATTATTGTTGGGAGATATTAATGAAGAAGTAGTAGAAGCGCTAAGCCCCAGAAACCGCATAGGGAATACCCCACTTCACATCGCTGCCTGGCATGGAAACATTGAGGTTGCTGATATCCTTGTTCGCAGGAATTCTAATCTCCTCTATCTTCACAACAACTATGATTGGTTCCCCATCCATTCTGCGGCTATGAATAGTAGGAAAAGCAAGGACGCCTTTCTGTATTTCCTTAGTCACACTAGGGATGATGAATACGGGCAGCCTAATCCATATGCAGGCCCAACTGGTGTCAGTATTCTTGTCAACTTAATCCATCATAAATTCTATG attTGGCTCTGCTGTTGGCTAGAAGGTACCCTGATTTGGGCCGTCATAATAGGTTAGGTAACGATGCATCAGCTTTGGATGTCATAGTTTTTAATGACTGTTCCATTATTAACAAACACAGCCTAAACTTTTTGCAAAGTTTGATATACTATT GTGTTTCTAAGGCAGAGTCAACAACATCTGCACCAATTTTCCACCTCATTACCTCACTACTacaat GGCTGGTAGGGAAGAGCATAGtaaacaaaatggtgttgcacCACCAAGCTGTTAAGCTTCTTAAATGCTTGTGCGATCAACTCAAAACCCTAAATGATACACAAGTGACCTCACTAACAATCCGTGCAGTCTTTGAAGCAACGAGTTTAGACATTTGGCAAGTCATTCTAAATACTGCAGATGCATATCCTGATTCAGTTTATTTCTCAAACTCCATGCGGCAGAGAATACTTCACGTTGCAGTAATAAACCGTAGCGAAAATGTTTTTAAACTTGTTTGTGGAACCAATGTGCTTGGGAATATTTTATCAAGTTTAATGGACGTAAATTCTAATAGCGTTTTGCATTTGGCGGGAAAATTGGCACCTCCACACAAACTAAATCTTGTTTCCGGTGCAGCTCTTCAAATGCAACGAGAGCTGCAATGGTTTAAG GAAGTGAAAAAAATCGTACCACCAGATTACTCGTCATATCTGAATAAAGATGGCAAAACTCCGAGTATGGTGTTTACGGAGGAGCATAAGGAGTTAAAAGAGGCAGGGGAGAAATGGATGAAAGACACCGCAAATTCATGCACTATTGCAGCAGCCCTCATTGTTACTGTTGTCTTTGCAGCTGCCATTACAGTTCCTGGTGGCAACAGTGGTGAAAATGGCCTCCCAATCTTCTCCAACCACAATGCTTTCACAATATTTGCCTTCTCAAATGCTGCTTCTCTCTTTACATCCACCACTTCCTTGCTCGTCTTCTTGTCCATCCTAACTTCGCGCTTTGCAGAACAAGACTTCCTATATGCTCTTCCAAAGAGATTAATCATAGGCCTCCTCACCTTGTTTTTGTCCataatatttatgatgattGCCTTCTCTTCCACAGTGTATCTGGTATTTGGGAATAACAGAAGGGGAGTTCTTATTATGGTGGCTGGATTTGCATGTTTGCCGGTCACTTCATTTGTGCTTCTTCAATTCCCTCTGCTTGTAGCTTTGGTGTCATCTACGTACGGACGGGGCATTTTCAATAGCCGTGGCTTTCCCCAGCTCCCATATTGA
- the LOC116019484 gene encoding ankyrin repeat-containing protein NPR4-like isoform X2 — MAAASSQEELHQQLPGGVGTSQEALPQQAPVAVDYSKYRPLYRAILAANWEDALIFFNQDPAAIQSPLNCGLGTALHVAAKVGNASFMEKLVALLLLGDINEEVVEALSPRNRIGNTPLHIAAWHGNIEVADILVRRNSNLLYLHNNYDWFPIHSAAMNSRKSKDAFLYFLSHTRDDEYGQPNPYAGPTGVSILVNLIHHKFYDLALLLARRYPDLGRHNRLGVSKAESTTSAPIFHLITSLLQWLVGKSIVNKMVLHHQAVKLLKCLCDQLKTLNDTQVTSLTIRAVFEATSLDIWQVILNTADAYPDSVYFSNSMRQRILHVAVINRSENVFKLVCGTNVLGNILSSLMDVNSNSVLHLAGKLAPPHKLNLVSGAALQMQRELQWFKEVKKIVPPDYSSYLNKDGKTPSMVFTEEHKELKEAGEKWMKDTANSCTIAAALIVTVVFAAAITVPGGNSGENGLPIFSNHNAFTIFAFSNAASLFTSTTSLLVFLSILTSRFAEQDFLYALPKRLIIGLLTLFLSIIFMMIAFSSTVYLVFGNNRRGVLIMVAGFACLPVTSFVLLQFPLLVALVSSTYGRGIFNSRGFPQLPY; from the exons atggCTGCAGCTTCTTCCCAAGAAGAACTTCATCAACAACTGCCAGGTGGAGTAGGTACTTCCCAAGAAGCACTTCCTCAACAAGCGCCAG TTGCAGTTGATTACAGCAAATATCGGCCACTATACAGAGCTATATTGGCAGCAAATTGGGAGGATGCTCTAATATTCTTCAACCAAGACCCTGCAGCAATTCAATCTCCACTTAACTGTGGCTTAGGGACTGCATTGCATGTTGCTGCTAAAGTAGGTAATGCCTCCTTTATGGAAAAACTAGTAGCATTATTATTGTTGGGAGATATTAATGAAGAAGTAGTAGAAGCGCTAAGCCCCAGAAACCGCATAGGGAATACCCCACTTCACATCGCTGCCTGGCATGGAAACATTGAGGTTGCTGATATCCTTGTTCGCAGGAATTCTAATCTCCTCTATCTTCACAACAACTATGATTGGTTCCCCATCCATTCTGCGGCTATGAATAGTAGGAAAAGCAAGGACGCCTTTCTGTATTTCCTTAGTCACACTAGGGATGATGAATACGGGCAGCCTAATCCATATGCAGGCCCAACTGGTGTCAGTATTCTTGTCAACTTAATCCATCATAAATTCTATG attTGGCTCTGCTGTTGGCTAGAAGGTACCCTGATTTGGGCCGTCATAATAGGTTAG GTGTTTCTAAGGCAGAGTCAACAACATCTGCACCAATTTTCCACCTCATTACCTCACTACTacaat GGCTGGTAGGGAAGAGCATAGtaaacaaaatggtgttgcacCACCAAGCTGTTAAGCTTCTTAAATGCTTGTGCGATCAACTCAAAACCCTAAATGATACACAAGTGACCTCACTAACAATCCGTGCAGTCTTTGAAGCAACGAGTTTAGACATTTGGCAAGTCATTCTAAATACTGCAGATGCATATCCTGATTCAGTTTATTTCTCAAACTCCATGCGGCAGAGAATACTTCACGTTGCAGTAATAAACCGTAGCGAAAATGTTTTTAAACTTGTTTGTGGAACCAATGTGCTTGGGAATATTTTATCAAGTTTAATGGACGTAAATTCTAATAGCGTTTTGCATTTGGCGGGAAAATTGGCACCTCCACACAAACTAAATCTTGTTTCCGGTGCAGCTCTTCAAATGCAACGAGAGCTGCAATGGTTTAAG GAAGTGAAAAAAATCGTACCACCAGATTACTCGTCATATCTGAATAAAGATGGCAAAACTCCGAGTATGGTGTTTACGGAGGAGCATAAGGAGTTAAAAGAGGCAGGGGAGAAATGGATGAAAGACACCGCAAATTCATGCACTATTGCAGCAGCCCTCATTGTTACTGTTGTCTTTGCAGCTGCCATTACAGTTCCTGGTGGCAACAGTGGTGAAAATGGCCTCCCAATCTTCTCCAACCACAATGCTTTCACAATATTTGCCTTCTCAAATGCTGCTTCTCTCTTTACATCCACCACTTCCTTGCTCGTCTTCTTGTCCATCCTAACTTCGCGCTTTGCAGAACAAGACTTCCTATATGCTCTTCCAAAGAGATTAATCATAGGCCTCCTCACCTTGTTTTTGTCCataatatttatgatgattGCCTTCTCTTCCACAGTGTATCTGGTATTTGGGAATAACAGAAGGGGAGTTCTTATTATGGTGGCTGGATTTGCATGTTTGCCGGTCACTTCATTTGTGCTTCTTCAATTCCCTCTGCTTGTAGCTTTGGTGTCATCTACGTACGGACGGGGCATTTTCAATAGCCGTGGCTTTCCCCAGCTCCCATATTGA
- the LOC116019484 gene encoding ankyrin repeat-containing protein NPR4-like isoform X3 has product MLLLKNSNLLYLHNNYDWFPIHSAAMNSRKSKDAFLYFLSHTRDDEYGQPNPYAGPTGVSILVNLIHHKFYDLALLLARRYPDLGRHNRLGNDASALDVIVFNDCSIINKHSLNFLQSLIYYCVSKAESTTSAPIFHLITSLLQWLVGKSIVNKMVLHHQAVKLLKCLCDQLKTLNDTQVTSLTIRAVFEATSLDIWQVILNTADAYPDSVYFSNSMRQRILHVAVINRSENVFKLVCGTNVLGNILSSLMDVNSNSVLHLAGKLAPPHKLNLVSGAALQMQRELQWFKEVKKIVPPDYSSYLNKDGKTPSMVFTEEHKELKEAGEKWMKDTANSCTIAAALIVTVVFAAAITVPGGNSGENGLPIFSNHNAFTIFAFSNAASLFTSTTSLLVFLSILTSRFAEQDFLYALPKRLIIGLLTLFLSIIFMMIAFSSTVYLVFGNNRRGVLIMVAGFACLPVTSFVLLQFPLLVALVSSTYGRGIFNSRGFPQLPY; this is encoded by the exons ATGTTGCTGCTAAA GAATTCTAATCTCCTCTATCTTCACAACAACTATGATTGGTTCCCCATCCATTCTGCGGCTATGAATAGTAGGAAAAGCAAGGACGCCTTTCTGTATTTCCTTAGTCACACTAGGGATGATGAATACGGGCAGCCTAATCCATATGCAGGCCCAACTGGTGTCAGTATTCTTGTCAACTTAATCCATCATAAATTCTATG attTGGCTCTGCTGTTGGCTAGAAGGTACCCTGATTTGGGCCGTCATAATAGGTTAGGTAACGATGCATCAGCTTTGGATGTCATAGTTTTTAATGACTGTTCCATTATTAACAAACACAGCCTAAACTTTTTGCAAAGTTTGATATACTATT GTGTTTCTAAGGCAGAGTCAACAACATCTGCACCAATTTTCCACCTCATTACCTCACTACTacaat GGCTGGTAGGGAAGAGCATAGtaaacaaaatggtgttgcacCACCAAGCTGTTAAGCTTCTTAAATGCTTGTGCGATCAACTCAAAACCCTAAATGATACACAAGTGACCTCACTAACAATCCGTGCAGTCTTTGAAGCAACGAGTTTAGACATTTGGCAAGTCATTCTAAATACTGCAGATGCATATCCTGATTCAGTTTATTTCTCAAACTCCATGCGGCAGAGAATACTTCACGTTGCAGTAATAAACCGTAGCGAAAATGTTTTTAAACTTGTTTGTGGAACCAATGTGCTTGGGAATATTTTATCAAGTTTAATGGACGTAAATTCTAATAGCGTTTTGCATTTGGCGGGAAAATTGGCACCTCCACACAAACTAAATCTTGTTTCCGGTGCAGCTCTTCAAATGCAACGAGAGCTGCAATGGTTTAAG GAAGTGAAAAAAATCGTACCACCAGATTACTCGTCATATCTGAATAAAGATGGCAAAACTCCGAGTATGGTGTTTACGGAGGAGCATAAGGAGTTAAAAGAGGCAGGGGAGAAATGGATGAAAGACACCGCAAATTCATGCACTATTGCAGCAGCCCTCATTGTTACTGTTGTCTTTGCAGCTGCCATTACAGTTCCTGGTGGCAACAGTGGTGAAAATGGCCTCCCAATCTTCTCCAACCACAATGCTTTCACAATATTTGCCTTCTCAAATGCTGCTTCTCTCTTTACATCCACCACTTCCTTGCTCGTCTTCTTGTCCATCCTAACTTCGCGCTTTGCAGAACAAGACTTCCTATATGCTCTTCCAAAGAGATTAATCATAGGCCTCCTCACCTTGTTTTTGTCCataatatttatgatgattGCCTTCTCTTCCACAGTGTATCTGGTATTTGGGAATAACAGAAGGGGAGTTCTTATTATGGTGGCTGGATTTGCATGTTTGCCGGTCACTTCATTTGTGCTTCTTCAATTCCCTCTGCTTGTAGCTTTGGTGTCATCTACGTACGGACGGGGCATTTTCAATAGCCGTGGCTTTCCCCAGCTCCCATATTGA